One window of the Saccopteryx leptura isolate mSacLep1 chromosome 9, mSacLep1_pri_phased_curated, whole genome shotgun sequence genome contains the following:
- the PMIS2 gene encoding transmembrane protein PMIS2, with amino-acid sequence MPPKQDPGAPAAPDAPDALDAPPTTKTPPEVIEFWQETKQTPEELAFYAPEYLCLTILAVILFFPLGLVAAYFSYKTMQDNKQSSWEAAYVNSGRTGWLNVFAILIGLGIIYYALLFS; translated from the exons ATGCCCCCGAAACAGGACCCAGGTGCTCCAGCCGCCCCAGACGCCCCAGACGCCCTAGATGCCCCACCCACCACCAAAACCCCACCTGAGGTGATTGAATTCTGGCAAGAGACTAAACAGACACCTGAAGAACTAGCATTTTACGCACCAGAGTACTTATGTCTGACCATCCTGGCCgtaattcttttctttcccctgggATTAGTAGCTGCATACTTCAGTTACAAG ACCATGCAGGATAACAAGCAGAGCAGTTGGGAAGCAGCTTACGTCAACTCAGGCCGAACTGGTTGGCTGAATGTATTCGCCATACTCATCGGTTTAGGCATCATTTATTACGCTCTTCTATTTTCATGA